The Rhopalosiphum maidis isolate BTI-1 chromosome 1, ASM367621v3, whole genome shotgun sequence genome has a segment encoding these proteins:
- the LOC113550255 gene encoding uncharacterized protein LOC113550255, producing the protein MILKNHWVPPKHYIFPFSVHNKRNREEKRRPNHQHLSNYSWLVYSDVKKGLFCKNCAIFTNDILVGGQKTISVKKLVTEPLIKFANLLGKHGDLDCHSQTQYHKLAIVKSESFIQVYKNPSYDIRNQVETSRKQQAIENRERLVPIIKTLILHGQQNIPIRGHRDDGSLLNTNNSPVATEGNFRSLLRFRIDSGDKVLENHLMTAKNNATYISKTSTNELINHCGNEVLSILLNRIHKAKYYCVLFDETTDVSHISQLSISIRYIYENTVREDFIGFVDLYKDNYSADALDLDIDNESNTLDLQQSEPTITGEILGSTVVKKLKSVGLDLKLCVGIGCDGCSVNMSTICGAAITIQKSAKNALICPCLNHSLNNNLSRSNKIQSFLMVMSKDQFLPPCNIWNGWNRW; encoded by the exons atgattcttAAAAATCATTGGGTCCCtccaaaacattatatatttcctTTTTCTGTACATAACAAACGCAATAGAGAAGAAAAGCGACGTCCTAATCATCAgcatttatctaattattctTGGTTAGTTTATTCCGATGTGAAAAAAGGACTTTTTTGCAAAAATTGCGCCATTTTTACTAATGATATTCTAGTAGGTGgtcaaaaaacaatatctGTTAAAAAATTGGTGACAGAACCCCTTATAAAATTTGCTAATTTATTAGGAAAACACGGAGACTTAGACTGCCATTCTCAAACTCAGTATCATAAGTTGGCAATAGTTAAAAGTGAATCATTTAttcaagtatataaaaatccaTCTTATGATATTCGGAATCAGGTTGAAACTTCACGTAAACAACAGGCTATTGAAAATAGAGAAAGACTTGttccaataataaaaactttaattttacatgGACAACAGAATATACCTATAAGAGGCCATCGTGATGATGGTTCAttacttaatacaaataatagtcCTGTTGCAACTGAAGGAAATTTTCGTTCATTACTAAGATTCCGAATAGATAGTGGGGATAaagtgttggaaaatcatttaatgacaGCTAAAAATAATGCTACTTATATTAGTAAAACATCAACAAATgagttaataaatcattgtggTAATGAAGttctttctattttattaaatagaatacaTAAGGCAAAATATTACTGTGTTTTATTTGATGAAACAACTGATGTATCTCACATATCCCAACTTAGTATAtcaattagatatatttatgaaaatacagTCAGAGAagattttattggttttgttGATCTTTATAAGGACAATTATAGTGCAGATGCTCTTGATTTGGATATAGATAATGAAAGTAACACATTAGATTTACAACAGTCAGAACCAACTATTACAGGAGAAATACTTGGTTCAACAGTtgtaaaaaagttgaaaagtgTGGgactagatttaaaattatgtgtagGAATCGGTTGTGATGGTTGCAGTGTTAATATGTCGACAATATGTGGAGCAGCAATTACTATACAAAAATCTGCCAAGAATGCTTTAATATGTCCGTGTTTAAATCattcattgaataataatttatctagatCAAATAAGATTCAAAGT TTCCTAATGGTCATGAGCAAGGATCAATTTCTCCCACCTTGCAACATTTGGAACGGCTGGAACAGATGgtaa